In one Heptranchias perlo isolate sHepPer1 chromosome 25, sHepPer1.hap1, whole genome shotgun sequence genomic region, the following are encoded:
- the rhof gene encoding rho-related GTP-binding protein RhoF yields the protein MANGHNLDSTGAIGKELKIVIVGDGGCGKTSLLMVFAKGDFPEQYAPSVFEKYVTYITIRNKKVTLTLYDTAGQEDYDRLRPLSYQDTNIVLICYDVTNPTSFENVRIKWVPEVNHFCQEVPILLIGCKTDLRMDKERLRRLRAAQQEPITYNEGEEAACQINAVMYLECSAKFRENIEDIFKEASRVALNAIKKKKSKRRRKQKQCLLL from the exons ATGGCAAATGGCCATAATCTCGACTCTACTGGCGCTATTGGAAAAGAACTGAAAATTGTGATAGTGGGTGATGGTGGCTGTGGGAAAACGTCGCTACTTATGGTATTTGCCAAAGGGGACTTTCCAGAA CAATATGCCCCATCAGTGTTCGAGAAGTATGTGACATATATCACTATTAGGAACAAGAAAGTCACCTTGACTCTGTATGATACAGCAG GTCAAGAGGACTATGACAGGCTCCGCCCACTATCCTACCAAGATACGAATATTGTCTTAATCTGTTATGATGTCACAAACCCCACAAGTTTTGAGAACGTCCGTATTAAG TGGGTTCCAGAAGTAAATCACTTCTGCCAGGAAGTCCCCATACTCTTGATTGGTTGCAAAACAGACCTTCGGATGGACAAAGAACGCTTGAGAAGACTGAGAGCTGCCCAGCAGGAACCAATCACATATAATGAG GGTGAAGAGGCTGCTTGCCAGATTAACGCTGTGATGTACTTGGAATGCTCAGCCAAATTCCGTGAGAACATAGAGGACATCTTTAAAGAAGCTTCCCGTGTCGCTTTAAATGccataaagaagaaaaaaagcaaAAGGAGAAGGAAGCAGAAGCAATGCCTGCTCCTTTGA